The Sebastes fasciatus isolate fSebFas1 chromosome 4, fSebFas1.pri, whole genome shotgun sequence genome window below encodes:
- the LOC141765513 gene encoding uncharacterized protein LOC141765513, which yields MSDCEETDFFWESWTGTPGKGKRKKDTKKDTKCLKHKNNITMKTDENIQKKKKKKTSKFKEAMEGRKEKKKGRKKKKNRLALDLDDSFIFPQGSSAQANPAVKPETWNPRSSGELKPDQDCKKKTKRKKKVAFDLSPGYIRVKRPKLVSSSLRSPTAVRDSESCSQVTVTGHSQGETHADESQCNSEEINSQDLFITQKTFRASPCEPSSGEASDKAVPTSPPMFKPRDELHTSMAWIKQHLEGSYNSPPDLHFHQHHRKTNEYVLLSKGEEEEKRLNKAHQNPKKGKPSSQTQTELNANLTVEKKVSRPAHTTPSGVNAYLGEPIDVNPSLDVAKSKRQSRTVSQQSPSCPSVLPSVSTDSTSTQTENFFTTQLSSYLNFCRESRATVHLEFLKPLDLSLPWRSRKDFGMCLSAKTLCLPGETKEPNLHPYCSSDMKDVEVKKEPSGRHPCSVSTQGKSEATPSPQSESEPKTADTTTSSEDEPPWRTRKLDLTQVKAVQMRLNESFFFKTKGEGQSPRPESPLMKLAQSRKVKSRKGH from the exons ATGAGTGACTGTGAGGAGACGGACTTCTTCTGGGAGTCTTGGACTGGGACGCCTgggaaaggaaaaagaaaaaaggacacCAAAAAGGACACAAAATGcctgaaacacaaaaacaacataaccatgaaaacagatgaaaacatccagaagaaaaagaaaaagaaaacctcCAAATTCAAAGAAGCaatggagggaaggaaggaaaagaaaaaaggaaggaagaaaaagaaaaacagattggCTTTGGATCTAGATGACAGTTTTATATTTCCGCAGGGCAGTAGTGCTCAAGCAAACCCTGCTGTGAAGCCTGAAACTTGGAATCCACGCAGCAGTGGCGAGCTAAAACCTGACCAAGACTGCAAGAAgaaaaccaaaagaaaaaagaaagtggCGTTTGACTTATCACCGGGCTACATCCGTGTCAAACGTCCTAAATTAGTCTCTTCGTCTCTGCGGTCTCCCACGGCTGTGAGAGACAGCGAGAGCTGTTCGCAGGTCACAGTGACGGGACACAGCCAGGGTGAAACACATGCTGATGAATCTCAATGCAACAGTGAGGAAATAAACAGCCAGGACCTGTTTATCACCCAGAAGACATTCAGAGCATCGCCCTGCGAACCTTCCAGTGGTGAAGCCAGTGACAAAGCCGTTCCTACAAGTCCTCCAATGTTTAAACCACGAGACGAGCTGCACACATCTATGGCGTGGATAAAACAGCATCTTGAAGGATCATACAACAGTCCACCAGACTTGCATTTCCATCAGCATCACAGAAAGACAAACGAGTATGTACTTCTCTCAAaaggggaagaggaagaaaagcgGTTAAACAAAGCACATCAGAATCCCAAGAAGGGAAAACCGTCCTCTCAGACGCAGACAGAGTTAAATGCAAATCTTACTGTGGAGAAAAAAGTGTCACGCCCTGCACACACAACGCCCAGTGGGGTGAACGCATACCTGGGTGAGCCAATTGATGTGAACCCCTCCCTGGATGTTGCAAAGTCAAAGAGACAGTCCCGTACTGTAAGCCAGCAGTCTCCTTCATGTCCATCAGTGCTTCCCTCTGTGTCCACGGACAGCACttccacacagacagaaaactTCTTCACCACCCAACTCTCCTCCTACCTCAACTTCTGCCGAGAAAGTAGAGCGACTGTgcaccttgaattcttgaaacCTTTGGACCTGAGCTTGCCGTGGAGGTCCAGAAAAGACTTTGGGATGTGTTTGTCAGCGAAGACATTGTGTTTACCAGGAGAGACCAAAGAGCCCAATCTGCATCCATATTGTTCTTCAGACATGAAAGATGTAGAGGTAAAGAAAGAGCCTTCTGGTCGGCATCCCTGTTCTGTAAGCACACAAGGTAAAAGTGAAGCAACTCCAAGCCCCCAGTCAGAGTCTGAGCCTAAGACCGCAGACACGACGACCTCCAGCGAGGACGAGCCCCCCTGGCGCACTCGCAAGCTAGACCTGACCCAG GTGAAGGCAGTCCAGATGAGACTCAACGAGTCCTTCTTTTTCAAGACAAAAGGAGAGGGACAGTCCCCCAGACCAGAGTCTCCACTGATGAAACTGGCTCAGAGCAGAAAAGTGAAAAGCAGGAAGGGCCACTGA
- the LOC141765525 gene encoding phosphatidylinositol N-acetylglucosaminyltransferase subunit Y-like — MFSLSMMVGLVPIVSLCGLFYSAAVDENFPQGCTSSSSLCFYSLLLPVTIPVYVFFHLWSWMGIKLFRHN; from the coding sequence ATGTTCTCCCTGTCCATGATGGTGGGGCTCGTCCCAATAGTGTCGCTCTGCGGTTTGTTCTACTCCGCCGCGGTGGACGAGAACTTCCCTCAGGgctgcaccagcagcagcagtctgtgtttCTACAGCCTGCTGCTGCCGGTCACCATCCCGGTCTACgtcttcttccacctctggagCTGGATGGGGATCAAGCTTTTCAGACACAACTAG
- the pyurf gene encoding protein preY, mitochondrial, translating to MFRTVLCRLVKETVGVRTVPLLERLTAHRVSARSFSDVEDEVQPPFDASLLEVLVCPLSKKPLRYKANTNELINEELGIAYPIIDGIPNMIPQEARLIQKDTDTSTTPTQG from the exons ATGTTTCGGACTGTTTTGTGTAGACTGGTGAAGGAAACCGTCGGTGTGAGGACTGTCCCGTTACTAGAGAGGCTAACAGCTCACCGTGTGTCCGCCAGGAGCTTCTCGGACGTGGAGGACGAAGTGCAGCCGCCTTTTGACGCCTCCCTGCTCGAGGTCCTGGTGTGTCCGCTGTCCAAGAAGCCACTAAG GTACAAGGCTAATACCAATGAGCTGATCAACGAGGAGCTTGGTATCGCCTATCCCATCATTGACGGCATCCCCAACATGATCCCTCAGGAAGCCAGACTCATACAGAAAGACACAGATACCTCAACCACACCAACGCAAGGGTAG